A window of Synergistaceae bacterium contains these coding sequences:
- a CDS encoding fumarylacetoacetate hydrolase family protein gives MTTDNIWTNIGKLDEGTLLLRVMVEGRFSWGRKSRKNGESVELLDAALRSTGRKCGEEGLVYGTPIDPVKIWCIGLNYREHAKESHMEIPEEPCVFMKPRTCLLAHGESVRLPSWVGRVDYEGELAVVIGKTCRNVSEDEAPDYVLGYSCFNDVSARVLQAKDGQWVRSKGFDTFGPFGPGLLVARSLPEHSELTTRLNDVVVQKSRFEDMIFSVPAIVSQLSRFATLEAGDVIATGTPSGVGPVKPGDMVEISIDGIGSLKNSFAAE, from the coding sequence ATGACGACAGATAATATCTGGACGAATATCGGAAAATTGGATGAGGGAACGCTGCTTTTGCGCGTGATGGTGGAAGGTCGATTCTCCTGGGGCAGAAAGAGCAGAAAGAACGGAGAAAGCGTGGAGTTACTCGATGCAGCCCTACGCTCCACAGGACGGAAATGCGGGGAAGAAGGACTCGTCTACGGAACGCCCATTGACCCGGTCAAGATTTGGTGTATCGGGCTGAATTACCGGGAGCACGCTAAGGAGTCCCACATGGAGATCCCCGAAGAGCCTTGCGTTTTCATGAAGCCCCGAACCTGCCTTTTGGCTCACGGGGAATCCGTGAGGCTGCCCTCCTGGGTGGGGCGCGTGGACTACGAGGGAGAACTCGCCGTTGTCATTGGCAAGACATGCCGCAACGTGAGCGAGGACGAGGCCCCCGATTATGTATTGGGCTACTCCTGCTTCAACGACGTTTCCGCCAGGGTGCTGCAAGCCAAGGATGGTCAGTGGGTTCGCTCCAAGGGCTTTGACACTTTCGGCCCCTTCGGCCCAGGGCTGCTGGTGGCCAGGAGCTTGCCAGAACACTCTGAGCTGACGACCCGGTTGAATGATGTTGTCGTCCAAAAGAGCCGCTTCGAGGATATGATCTTTTCCGTTCCTGCTATCGTCTCCCAGCTCAGCCGCTTCGCGACCCTGGAAGCCGGAGACGTGATCGCCACGGGAACCCCCAGCGGCGTCGGCCCCGTCAAACCGGGAGACATGGTCGAAATCTCCATCGACGGCATCGGGTCCCTGAAAAACTCCTTCGCGGCGGAATGA
- the gpmA gene encoding 2,3-diphosphoglycerate-dependent phosphoglycerate mutase has translation MMYKVVLIRHGESEWNKENRFTGWTDVPLSEKGTAEAQEAGKLLKGERFIFDLAFTSVLKRAVKTLWLTLEEMDLMWIPVVHSWRLNERHYGALQGLNKAETAAQYGDDQVKIWRRSYDTRPPLLDKNDDRHPAKDPRYASLSPSDLPDGECLADTVARAVPFWENVIVPEIVAGKKIVIAAHGNSLRALVKYLDDVSEKDILELNIPTGVPLLYELGEDMKPLGHRYLGDPETIAKAQAAVANQGKASPNGNTK, from the coding sequence ATGATGTACAAAGTGGTTTTGATACGTCATGGCGAAAGCGAATGGAACAAGGAAAACCGTTTCACCGGATGGACCGACGTTCCCCTGTCGGAGAAGGGAACGGCCGAGGCGCAAGAGGCAGGTAAGCTCTTAAAGGGGGAGAGGTTCATTTTTGACCTCGCCTTCACCTCCGTTTTGAAGCGAGCCGTCAAGACCTTGTGGTTAACTTTGGAAGAGATGGACCTTATGTGGATTCCCGTGGTCCACTCTTGGCGTTTGAACGAGCGTCATTACGGAGCTCTCCAGGGTCTGAACAAGGCGGAGACAGCGGCCCAGTATGGAGACGATCAAGTGAAGATCTGGCGGCGTAGCTACGACACGCGGCCTCCTTTGCTCGATAAAAACGACGACCGGCATCCGGCGAAAGACCCTCGCTACGCCTCGTTGTCCCCTTCGGACCTGCCCGATGGCGAATGCTTGGCCGATACCGTCGCCCGCGCTGTTCCCTTCTGGGAGAACGTTATCGTCCCGGAGATCGTAGCGGGAAAAAAGATCGTCATCGCTGCGCACGGCAACAGTCTTCGTGCTCTGGTGAAGTATTTGGACGATGTGTCGGAAAAGGACATCCTTGAACTCAACATTCCCACGGGGGTGCCTTTGCTCTACGAGCTGGGAGAAGACATGAAGCCCCTAGGTCATCGATATTTGGGCGATCCGGAGACCATCGCCAAAGCCCAGGCCGCGGTTGCCAACCAGGGCAAAGCGAGCCCAAATGGGAACACGAAATAA